In Haemorhous mexicanus isolate bHaeMex1 chromosome 6, bHaeMex1.pri, whole genome shotgun sequence, a single window of DNA contains:
- the FAM181A gene encoding protein FAM181A produces the protein MASDSEVKTLLNFVNLASSDIKAALDKSAPCRRSVDHRKYLQKQLKRFSQKYSRIPRCHPSKTPECGWRRGAEDRVRGPLPEAPEPSPHGGAAADKVMGTAEAEESLTGERVLQEQKPEAARPDQVPMRKRQLPASFWEEPRPAQSLTARAFAASPEGLQAPRDPPPYEGKKSKRSPDAAGPESPPDTAPHAGEKDPAGALSGRVGSWTCCPFPCPGPGVYQPPGALPPSPFPGLELWRKSVATLPAEVPPFCKEADGPGQKLYRPMVLKPIPTKPAIPPPIFNVFGYL, from the coding sequence ATGGCATCGGACAGCGAGGTAAAAACTCTACTGAACTTCGTTAACCTGGCTTCGAGCGACATCAAAGCGGCTCTGGATAAATCGGCTCCTTGTCGCCGGTCAGTTgaccacagaaaatatttgcagaagcAGCTCAAGCGGTTTTCTCAGAAGTACTCACGGATCCCACGGTGTCACCCCAGCAAAACCCCTGAGTGCGGCTGGCGCAGGGGGGCAGAGGACCGGGTCCGCGGCCCCCTGCCCGAGGCACCTGAGCCCAGCCCCCACGGCGGGGCTGCCGCCGACAAGGTGATGGGCACAGCCGAGGCAGAGGAGAGCCTCACCGGGGAACGGGTTTTGCAGGAACAAAAACCTGAGGCTGCCCGACCCGACCAGGTGCCCATGAGAAAGCGACAGCTCCCCGCCTCCTTCTGGGAAGAGCCACGGCCGGCCCAGAGCCTGACGGCCAGAGCATTTGCTGCCAGCCCTGAAGGGCTGCAAGCCCCCAGAGACCCTCCTCCCTATGAGGGGAAGAAAAGTAAAAGGAGCCCAGACGCTGCTGGCCCGGAGAGCCCCCCTGACACTGCGCCACATGCCGGGGAGAAGGACCCCGCCGGGGCCCTCTCGGGCCGAGTGGGTTCTTGGAcctgctgccccttcccctgccccggGCCAGGCGTGTACCAGCCCCCGGGCGCGCTGCCCCCGTCGCCCTTCCCGGGGTTGGAGCTGTGGAGAAAGAGTGTGGCCACGCTGCCGGCGGAGGTGCCGCCCTTCTGCAAGGAGGCCGATGGCCCGGGGCAGAAACTCTACAGGCCCATGGTTCTGAAACCCATCCCCACCAAGCCCGCCATCCCCCCTCCCATCTTCAATGTTTTTGGCTATCTTTAG